One genomic segment of candidate division KSB1 bacterium includes these proteins:
- a CDS encoding ATP-binding protein — MENFKQFEVLDLELRGFNLLVGPNNSGKSTALQACAVFNFCYQACLEKKNGGLTFQNRTFGTDEFVIIPAAEPRDLWKDRKVQKGNSPIPIRVIGGLAGGGEYEFEVTLRFNRFSVQNKSKVPPLPDSGGLNITLIPGYSGFIPREERRTIAVRRELRALGQHGTIIRNVLLDLKGGGDTLAAIRSSVGIDFPANRAAPSPIR, encoded by the coding sequence ATCGAAAACTTCAAGCAGTTCGAAGTGCTCGACTTGGAGCTGCGGGGTTTCAACTTGCTGGTTGGTCCAAACAACAGCGGCAAATCCACCGCGTTGCAAGCATGTGCCGTTTTCAACTTTTGTTATCAGGCCTGCCTGGAAAAGAAAAATGGCGGGTTGACGTTTCAGAACCGGACATTCGGCACCGATGAATTCGTCATTATCCCCGCCGCAGAACCCAGGGATTTGTGGAAAGACCGCAAGGTACAAAAAGGCAATAGTCCGATTCCGATCCGTGTCATCGGCGGGCTGGCGGGCGGGGGGGAATACGAGTTCGAAGTAACTTTGCGCTTCAATCGCTTCAGCGTGCAAAACAAATCAAAAGTTCCTCCTTTGCCTGATTCCGGTGGCCTGAATATCACACTCATTCCGGGATACAGCGGTTTCATTCCGCGTGAAGAACGCCGGACCATCGCCGTACGGCGCGAATTGCGTGCCCTCGGCCAGCACGGCACAATTATCCGTAATGTCCTGCTCGATCTCAAAGGAGGAGGAGACACGCTGGCAGCAATTCGTTCTTCTGTTGGAATCGATTTTCCCGCAAATCGAGCTGCGCCATCCCCAATTAGATGA
- a CDS encoding GNAT family N-acetyltransferase: protein MITIRPLSGAAEIHACAHAMSTSEPWLTLGRGYEECAALLSEAGKEVYVAVAQEEPAGCIIINMQGAFRGYLQTVCVMPAWRGRGIGSELIRFAEKRIFQEAPNVFLCVSSFNTGAQKLYRRLGYEVIGELKDYVVAGHAEILMRKTIGPLAGFRGREKILWNRNSVL from the coding sequence ATGATCACCATCCGTCCTCTGTCGGGCGCCGCAGAAATTCATGCCTGCGCCCATGCCATGTCGACTTCCGAGCCGTGGTTGACTTTGGGGCGCGGCTATGAAGAGTGCGCCGCCCTGTTGAGCGAGGCCGGCAAGGAAGTTTATGTTGCGGTGGCGCAGGAGGAGCCGGCGGGATGCATCATCATCAACATGCAGGGCGCGTTCCGCGGCTACCTTCAAACCGTGTGCGTCATGCCGGCCTGGCGCGGCCGCGGGATTGGCAGCGAGCTGATCCGCTTCGCTGAAAAGCGGATTTTCCAGGAGGCACCCAACGTCTTCCTGTGCGTGTCGTCGTTCAACACCGGCGCGCAGAAGCTCTACCGCCGGCTGGGGTATGAAGTGATCGGCGAGCTGAAGGACTACGTGGTGGCGGGCCATGCGGAAATCCTGATGCGCAAAACCATCGGGCCGCTGGCGGGGTTCAGGGGGAGGGAGAAAATTCTGTGGAATCGGAATTCTGTCTTGTAA
- the mazG gene encoding nucleoside triphosphate pyrophosphohydrolase, with amino-acid sequence MHGSEKFTELVEIMARLRGPQGCPWDRAQTHASLRRYLLEETYEVLHALDAGDDEELCHELGDLLLQVVYHAQIAAEAGRFDIGAVIAAISAKMIRRHPHVFGDARVDSAAELTHLWEQIKQQEGKKNALAGVPHALPALQRAARLQQKAGAAAASVDEVEATWQTFRAAAAGAKDGLPSDHRPLPELYGDLLFRLVAFGRGLGLNAEDNLREACHRFEHEYAGPRQ; translated from the coding sequence ATGCACGGCAGTGAAAAATTCACGGAATTGGTCGAGATCATGGCACGCTTGCGCGGCCCGCAGGGCTGTCCGTGGGATCGTGCACAGACCCACGCTTCCTTGCGGCGGTATCTGCTCGAGGAGACGTATGAAGTTCTCCACGCTCTCGACGCCGGCGATGATGAAGAGCTGTGCCATGAGCTGGGCGATCTGTTGCTGCAGGTGGTCTATCACGCACAAATTGCCGCCGAGGCGGGCCGCTTCGACATCGGCGCGGTGATCGCAGCGATCAGCGCCAAAATGATTCGGCGGCATCCGCATGTTTTCGGCGACGCCAGGGTGGATTCTGCTGCCGAGCTGACACACCTGTGGGAGCAAATAAAACAGCAGGAGGGCAAAAAAAACGCGCTTGCCGGCGTGCCGCACGCCCTGCCGGCGCTGCAGCGTGCCGCCCGGTTGCAGCAAAAGGCCGGTGCGGCCGCCGCGAGTGTTGACGAGGTTGAAGCCACCTGGCAAACTTTTCGCGCGGCCGCCGCGGGCGCAAAAGACGGCCTGCCAAGCGACCATCGGCCCCTGCCGGAGCTTTATGGCGATCTGCTGTTCCGCCTGGTGGCCTTCGGCCGCGGCCTGGGCCTGAATGCCGAAGACAACCTGCGCGAAGCCTGTCATCGTTTCGAACATGAATACGCGGGACCTCGCCAATGA
- a CDS encoding DUF92 domain-containing protein, whose product MPDLHFPPPGDWLIFALFLLGLSGLIGFANWMQRVHAVSAERTRKLVHVLSGVAVLLSPFLFATPVLLLVLAALFVLLNALALRTGRFAGIHATGRKTYGTVFYPLSFFLLTLLFWQREMTALWVGMSLLGIADFCAALAGGAAVQPIVLPLRSDRKTLQGSLTMWLSSLLLVWAGFEWIAPLLGPTPEPMRSLLAAVGISLLATAAEALSWRGSDNLTVPVLGAVMAYFYLHASQAAITQFFTGEILALAVAAVSYRVRFLDLSGALATFMLGAVVFGLGGWVFSVPLLAFFVLSSLLSRFGARRKRAASRAFQKGHRRDFGQVVANGGVPGLVVILWYIDPQPLWYALFLGAVAAVTADTWATEIGLLSRRPPRLITTLQTVTAGTSGAISGLGLFGAGLGAFIIALLGAALQFGGPGQRFGVTGIAFITLAGVLAHLFDSLLGATIQAQRICPTCRRISEKKGECCGSERQPHSGWHWVDNDVVNGICAVSGVLAVLLALPVLQ is encoded by the coding sequence ATGCCCGATTTGCACTTCCCCCCGCCCGGTGATTGGCTGATCTTCGCCCTCTTTCTGCTTGGGTTGTCCGGTTTGATCGGCTTCGCCAATTGGATGCAGCGGGTGCATGCGGTATCGGCGGAACGCACGCGCAAGTTGGTGCATGTGCTCAGCGGGGTTGCCGTTCTCCTTTCTCCTTTCCTCTTTGCAACGCCCGTGCTGTTGCTGGTGCTGGCGGCGTTGTTCGTGTTGCTGAATGCCCTGGCGCTGCGAACCGGCCGCTTTGCGGGTATTCACGCCACCGGCCGCAAAACCTACGGCACCGTTTTTTATCCTCTCTCTTTTTTTCTGCTGACTCTGCTGTTTTGGCAGCGCGAGATGACGGCCTTGTGGGTGGGGATGAGCCTGCTCGGCATCGCGGATTTTTGTGCGGCGCTCGCCGGCGGGGCGGCGGTTCAACCGATTGTGCTGCCGCTTCGGAGCGACCGCAAGACCTTGCAGGGATCGCTGACGATGTGGCTCAGCTCCCTGCTGTTGGTGTGGGCCGGGTTCGAATGGATCGCGCCGCTGCTTGGCCCCACGCCGGAGCCAATGCGCTCCCTGCTCGCTGCCGTGGGTATCAGTCTGCTGGCCACGGCCGCGGAGGCCCTGTCCTGGCGCGGTTCGGATAACCTTACTGTGCCCGTGTTGGGCGCGGTGATGGCTTATTTTTATCTGCATGCGTCCCAGGCTGCCATCACGCAGTTTTTCACCGGTGAGATTTTGGCGCTGGCGGTGGCCGCCGTCTCCTATCGTGTGCGCTTTTTGGATCTGAGCGGCGCGCTCGCAACGTTCATGCTCGGTGCGGTGGTGTTCGGCCTGGGAGGGTGGGTTTTCAGTGTGCCGCTGCTGGCGTTTTTCGTGTTGTCGAGCCTGCTCTCGCGTTTCGGCGCCCGGCGCAAGCGCGCGGCCAGCCGTGCTTTTCAAAAAGGCCATCGCCGCGATTTCGGCCAGGTGGTGGCCAACGGCGGCGTGCCCGGCCTGGTGGTGATTCTTTGGTATATTGATCCGCAGCCGCTGTGGTACGCGCTGTTTCTGGGCGCAGTCGCGGCAGTCACGGCGGATACCTGGGCCACTGAGATCGGCCTGCTCTCGCGCCGGCCGCCGCGCTTGATCACCACGCTGCAAACCGTGACCGCCGGCACTTCGGGCGCCATTTCCGGCTTGGGGCTGTTCGGTGCCGGCCTCGGCGCCTTCATCATTGCCCTGCTCGGCGCCGCGTTGCAGTTCGGCGGACCCGGGCAGCGGTTTGGAGTCACCGGGATTGCTTTCATCACGCTGGCGGGCGTGCTGGCGCATCTTTTCGACAGCTTGCTGGGCGCAACGATACAAGCGCAGCGCATCTGCCCCACCTGCCGCCGAATCAGCGAGAAGAAGGGTGAATGCTGCGGCAGCGAACGCCAGCCGCATTCGGGATGGCATTGGGTGGATAATGACGTGGTCAACGGCATCTGTGCGGTGAGCGGCGTGCTGGCGGTGTTGCTGGCCCTGCCGGTGTTGCAGTAA
- a CDS encoding septum formation initiator family protein: MTSRFSTKASGHRLKLWRKAFWLICAVLLYLAYTYFGGSSGLIQLWRLKQRHSDLQQDITMLQATQDSLKQVIHRLQHDTTYIEKVARERFQMGRPGETIYTIVKQPAAGEDKKQP; encoded by the coding sequence ATGACCTCCCGCTTTTCCACCAAAGCTTCCGGCCACCGCCTCAAACTGTGGCGCAAAGCCTTCTGGCTCATCTGTGCGGTTTTGCTTTACCTGGCTTACACGTATTTCGGCGGCAGCTCCGGACTGATTCAACTTTGGCGGCTGAAACAGCGCCACAGCGACCTGCAGCAGGACATCACCATGCTGCAGGCCACCCAGGACAGCCTCAAGCAGGTGATTCACCGGTTGCAACACGACACCACCTATATCGAAAAAGTCGCGCGTGAGCGTTTTCAGATGGGCAGACCGGGAGAGACCATTTACACCATCGTGAAACAGCCGGCGGCCGGGGAGGACAAGAAGCAGCCATGA
- a CDS encoding DUF502 domain-containing protein: MTASLLSSPEHKFAARVRGYFLAGLLVLVPISLTVYIIFELFKAIDGILKDEIFVILRRTFGVTVTFPGVGAITLLLLILGTGMAARSYFGNKLVEFGNRAVTRIPIIRRIYGTVQQLSQALFGEQHQSFKKTVLVPYPGPNTWRLGFYIREIRGEIQEALQREIVCVFIPNPPNPTGGFLMFYPKSDVIELEMPVEDAIHMLISYGTVAPKARAPKHMMLTRDHLQSLTPKPD, translated from the coding sequence ATGACCGCCTCGTTGCTGTCCTCGCCCGAGCACAAGTTTGCCGCCCGCGTGCGTGGGTATTTTCTCGCCGGCCTGCTGGTGCTGGTGCCGATCAGTCTGACGGTTTACATCATTTTCGAGCTGTTCAAGGCGATCGACGGCATTCTCAAGGATGAAATCTTCGTCATTTTGCGCCGCACCTTCGGCGTGACGGTCACCTTCCCCGGGGTGGGGGCGATTACGCTGCTGCTGTTGATTTTGGGGACCGGCATGGCGGCGCGCAGTTACTTCGGCAACAAGCTGGTGGAATTCGGCAATCGTGCCGTTACCCGCATTCCCATCATCCGCCGCATCTACGGCACGGTGCAGCAGCTCAGCCAGGCGCTCTTCGGCGAGCAGCACCAGTCCTTCAAGAAGACCGTGCTGGTGCCCTATCCCGGGCCCAATACCTGGCGGCTGGGCTTCTACATTCGCGAGATTCGCGGGGAAATTCAGGAGGCGCTGCAGCGCGAGATTGTGTGCGTGTTCATTCCCAACCCTCCCAACCCCACCGGCGGCTTCCTGATGTTTTATCCCAAAAGCGATGTCATCGAGCTGGAGATGCCGGTGGAGGATGCCATCCACATGTTGATCTCCTACGGCACAGTGGCACCCAAGGCGCGGGCCCCCAAGCACATGATGCTGACGCGCGATCATCTGCAATCCCTCACGCCCAAGCCGGACTGA
- a CDS encoding ATP-binding protein, translated as MAHAKSTTYNLVATSDQPDLIHEIERLADKASRLAGFSEEERDSLAIAVTEIGNNAINHGNKRDPRKRVFVDITARVGEVRVVIRDEGPGFNPDLLSNPLDPENLLRESGRGVFIVRSLMDEVYFDFSRGGTETTLIKRRKT; from the coding sequence ATGGCGCACGCAAAAAGCACCACCTACAACCTGGTGGCCACCAGTGACCAACCGGATTTGATTCATGAGATCGAACGGCTTGCCGACAAGGCCTCGCGGCTCGCCGGTTTTTCCGAGGAGGAGCGTGACAGCCTGGCGATTGCGGTGACGGAGATCGGCAACAATGCCATCAATCATGGCAACAAACGCGATCCCCGCAAGCGGGTGTTCGTCGACATCACCGCGCGCGTTGGTGAAGTGCGGGTGGTGATCCGGGACGAAGGGCCGGGCTTCAATCCCGATCTCCTGAGCAATCCGCTGGACCCCGAGAACCTGCTGCGCGAAAGCGGCCGCGGCGTGTTTATCGTGCGTTCGCTGATGGATGAGGTTTATTTCGATTTCTCACGCGGCGGCACCGAGACCACCCTGATCAAACGCCGCAAAACATGA
- a CDS encoding SpoIIE family protein phosphatase, producing MTLSFFAQLIYLMCGAVLFLLGFLIFREDSTRRLNRITAIMLFLAGLGPILGAFGLLLQQAGSPAEVDFTFLQRLYILWEFFFPQLVLFSLVFPLAHPVLTSHPRLPVWLFVPHAFHLLLSFALPDPSRLPALRQLLGLTPGWPALLQPLEMLLEGMLSLLACAAAHHETHFAALNILYVLAAVAFMQHSYQRLKNPRVRAQTRWVMWGILASLALYAIAFLLPKIFPFRVAPELAYVLAIACLLIGAGALAWAIIRYQFLDVRFLIRRSFVYSATSGLLVGAYLLIYNKARSAVNSVLGLNLPLVEVIFLLIAIIAFQPLLSLIESLVERWLFSATPDYQHFLQRLSRDLLSVMNPGQLQEKITHALRQALGAESVHLLLEDEQQQAFTTIIATNGRSEETHSEVSPTEVRFHREGQFVPLLARMESPVYADDLQPQISDAHEKEALTRLRSRLLLPLVRHGELVGILSVGAKPSRQPFSYEDMTLLTLLSNQATIAIENARLYQEKLQKQRLDEELNVAREIQRLLLPRQMPASPHFDLAAINLPSLEVGGDLYDFVTLPGDAIGVAIGDVAGKGVPGAILMANLLAVFRATAGRSLHPREVVANLNAQITRTTTPEKYATFCYAVLLPAENRLAYTNAGHNYPVLMRRDGLLVELCHSDLIVGVCEEAGYHEHRMTLAAGDALVFYTDGVTEAVNQGLQEFGKERLFEVIKAGRQDSAEGLRNRIYEAVLQFTGDMPQSDDLTLVVVRVK from the coding sequence ATGACTCTCTCCTTTTTCGCCCAGCTCATCTATCTGATGTGCGGCGCGGTCTTGTTCCTGCTGGGCTTTCTCATTTTTCGCGAAGACAGCACGCGGCGGCTCAACCGGATCACCGCCATCATGTTGTTTCTCGCCGGCCTGGGCCCGATCCTGGGCGCCTTCGGTTTGCTGCTGCAGCAAGCCGGCTCGCCCGCCGAGGTGGATTTCACTTTTCTTCAGCGCCTGTACATTCTCTGGGAATTCTTCTTCCCCCAGCTCGTCCTGTTCAGCCTGGTGTTTCCGCTCGCACATCCGGTGCTCACTTCCCATCCGCGCCTGCCGGTGTGGTTGTTCGTGCCGCATGCCTTTCATCTGCTGCTGTCGTTTGCGCTGCCCGATCCCTCCCGGCTGCCGGCCCTGCGCCAACTGCTGGGGTTGACGCCGGGCTGGCCGGCGTTGCTGCAGCCGCTCGAGATGCTGCTGGAGGGCATGCTCAGCCTGCTGGCGTGTGCCGCAGCGCATCACGAAACGCATTTCGCCGCGCTCAACATTCTCTATGTGCTGGCCGCCGTCGCCTTCATGCAGCATAGCTACCAGCGCCTGAAAAATCCGCGCGTGCGCGCGCAAACCCGCTGGGTGATGTGGGGCATCCTTGCCAGTCTGGCGCTCTATGCCATCGCCTTCCTGCTGCCCAAGATCTTTCCCTTCCGCGTGGCACCCGAACTGGCCTATGTGCTGGCGATTGCCTGCCTGCTCATCGGCGCCGGGGCCCTGGCCTGGGCCATCATTCGCTATCAATTTCTCGATGTCCGTTTCCTCATTCGCCGCAGCTTCGTCTATTCCGCCACCTCCGGCCTGCTGGTCGGCGCCTATTTGCTGATTTACAACAAAGCCCGCAGCGCGGTGAATTCGGTGCTGGGGCTGAATCTGCCGCTCGTCGAAGTCATTTTCCTGCTGATCGCGATCATCGCTTTTCAACCGCTGCTCAGTCTGATCGAGAGCCTGGTGGAACGCTGGCTGTTCAGCGCCACCCCCGATTATCAGCATTTCCTGCAGCGCCTCAGCCGCGATTTGCTGAGCGTGATGAATCCCGGACAGTTGCAGGAGAAAATCACGCACGCGCTGCGCCAGGCGCTGGGCGCGGAGAGTGTCCACCTTCTTCTGGAGGATGAACAGCAGCAGGCCTTCACCACCATCATTGCCACCAACGGCCGGTCGGAGGAAACGCACAGCGAGGTCAGCCCCACCGAAGTGCGTTTCCACAGAGAGGGCCAGTTCGTGCCGCTGCTGGCGCGCATGGAATCGCCGGTTTATGCCGACGACCTGCAGCCGCAGATCAGCGACGCGCACGAAAAAGAGGCACTCACCCGGCTGCGCTCCCGGCTGCTGCTGCCGCTCGTGCGGCATGGCGAACTGGTGGGCATCCTCTCGGTGGGCGCCAAGCCCTCGCGGCAGCCGTTTTCGTATGAAGACATGACGCTGCTCACCCTGCTCTCCAACCAGGCCACCATTGCCATTGAGAACGCCCGTCTCTATCAGGAGAAATTGCAAAAGCAGCGCCTCGATGAAGAGCTGAATGTGGCGCGCGAGATTCAGCGCCTGCTGCTGCCGCGCCAGATGCCGGCCTCCCCGCACTTCGACCTTGCCGCCATCAACCTGCCCTCGCTCGAGGTCGGCGGCGACTTGTATGATTTCGTCACGCTGCCCGGCGACGCCATCGGCGTGGCGATCGGCGATGTCGCGGGCAAGGGCGTGCCCGGTGCGATTTTGATGGCGAACTTGCTGGCGGTCTTTCGCGCCACCGCCGGCCGCAGTCTGCATCCCCGCGAAGTGGTGGCAAACTTGAATGCCCAGATCACGCGCACCACCACCCCCGAGAAATATGCCACGTTCTGCTATGCTGTGCTTTTGCCGGCGGAGAACCGCCTCGCCTACACCAATGCCGGGCACAATTACCCGGTGCTGATGCGGCGCGACGGCCTGCTGGTGGAACTCTGCCACTCGGATTTGATCGTGGGGGTGTGCGAAGAGGCCGGTTATCATGAGCACCGGATGACACTGGCGGCCGGCGATGCCCTGGTCTTCTACACCGATGGCGTCACCGAAGCGGTGAATCAAGGCCTGCAGGAATTCGGCAAGGAACGCCTGTTCGAGGTGATCAAGGCCGGCCGCCAGGATTCCGCCGAGGGTCTGCGCAACCGCATCTATGAAGCGGTATTGCAATTCACCGGCGATATGCCGCAATCCGACGACCTGACCCTGGTGGTGGTGCGGGTGAAATGA
- a CDS encoding DNA photolyase produces MRSKTTMRRDYAAKFASFAGKTLYEKLPPHQQEFLRRLAFALRFTFQEFRQVVAACRDLSLWGEGDLESWWRQRAAASAGNDRRHKQRLLAELQVELNALRRAPKTYPLVPLTRPKQREKNLITVRDSDKNIFGMCPVASEKTVCCNLRTIDVVENCIFGCSYCSIQTFYSAEIVFDARFAEKLAALELQPDRFYHIGTGQSSDSLAWGNRHGILDALCRFAAAHPNILLELKTKSDNVRYFLEREVPANVVISWSLNTPIIIANEEHFTASLEKRLAAARQVADRGLGVAFHFHPMVYYDKWQEDYPAVAAELQQRFDPSEVRFLSFGSVTLIKPVLHKIRELGYATKISQMEMVPDPHGKLTYPDEIKVMMFRRMYEAFAPWHGVVFFYLCMEKAEIWRQTFGYVYPDNETFEAEFGRRTRR; encoded by the coding sequence ATGAGATCCAAAACCACAATGCGTCGTGATTATGCCGCCAAATTTGCCAGCTTTGCCGGCAAAACGCTTTATGAAAAACTGCCGCCACACCAGCAGGAATTTCTGCGGCGCCTGGCGTTTGCGCTGCGCTTCACCTTTCAGGAATTCCGCCAGGTGGTGGCCGCCTGTCGTGATCTCAGCCTGTGGGGTGAAGGGGATTTGGAATCCTGGTGGCGGCAGCGCGCGGCTGCCTCCGCCGGAAATGACAGACGGCACAAGCAGCGGTTGCTGGCGGAACTGCAGGTCGAGCTGAACGCGCTGCGGCGGGCGCCCAAGACCTACCCGCTCGTTCCCCTGACCCGGCCCAAGCAGCGCGAGAAAAACCTGATCACGGTGAGGGATTCCGACAAGAACATCTTTGGCATGTGCCCGGTGGCCTCGGAAAAAACCGTGTGCTGCAACCTGCGCACGATCGATGTGGTGGAGAATTGTATTTTTGGGTGCTCCTATTGTTCGATTCAAACCTTCTACAGTGCCGAGATCGTGTTCGACGCGCGCTTTGCCGAGAAACTCGCGGCGCTTGAACTGCAGCCGGACCGCTTTTATCACATCGGCACCGGCCAGTCGTCTGACTCGCTGGCGTGGGGCAATCGCCATGGCATTCTCGATGCCTTGTGCCGCTTTGCCGCGGCTCATCCCAATATTTTGCTGGAGCTGAAAACCAAGTCCGACAATGTCCGTTACTTTCTTGAACGGGAAGTGCCGGCCAACGTGGTCATCAGTTGGTCGCTGAACACGCCAATCATCATTGCCAACGAGGAACATTTCACGGCGAGTCTGGAAAAACGGCTGGCCGCCGCGCGCCAGGTGGCTGACCGCGGCCTGGGTGTGGCGTTTCATTTTCATCCGATGGTGTATTACGACAAGTGGCAGGAGGATTATCCGGCGGTCGCGGCAGAGCTGCAGCAGCGTTTTGATCCCTCGGAGGTGCGCTTCCTCTCCTTCGGCTCGGTGACACTGATCAAACCGGTGCTGCACAAGATTCGGGAGCTGGGCTACGCCACCAAAATTTCACAAATGGAAATGGTGCCCGACCCGCACGGCAAGCTCACCTATCCCGATGAAATCAAAGTGATGATGTTTCGCAGAATGTATGAGGCCTTTGCGCCCTGGCATGGCGTGGTGTTTTTTTATCTGTGCATGGAAAAAGCGGAGATTTGGCGGCAGACTTTCGGCTATGTTTATCCGGACAACGAGACGTTCGAGGCGGAATTTGGGCGGCGCACACGACGGTGA
- a CDS encoding VIT1/CCC1 family protein, with protein sequence MPPRELLIEYCEDEFTDYLVYQKLAQRENQTERRQLLLALSRQEQEHYEFWRDVLDGHVPRPRRLVLHFIVALRYLFGLTFAIKFLERHEKQVIEEYRRVRPLFEGQAGARLERMIADEEQHENFFIGQINESVVKYLGFIVLGLADAIIEITGVHAGFLGVTSSTTMAGVAGLIVGFAAAISMATAAYLQAKQGSERNPLVSALLTGFSYLLAVVFLALPYFLTARMLLAFLVSLGMAMLLTAYFTFYSAVLFDRHFGREFVESTLLTFGTAIATYFFGEFLGRVFGLPHYAS encoded by the coding sequence ATGCCCCCGCGCGAGCTGTTGATCGAATACTGCGAAGACGAGTTCACCGATTATCTGGTGTATCAAAAGCTGGCGCAGCGGGAGAACCAAACGGAGCGCCGCCAACTGCTGCTGGCGTTGTCGCGGCAGGAGCAGGAACATTATGAATTTTGGCGGGACGTTCTCGACGGCCATGTGCCGCGTCCGCGCCGTCTGGTGCTGCATTTCATCGTGGCGCTGCGTTACCTTTTCGGGCTGACCTTTGCCATCAAGTTTCTCGAGCGTCATGAAAAGCAAGTGATTGAAGAATACCGCCGCGTGCGCCCCCTGTTCGAAGGGCAGGCTGGCGCCCGCTTGGAACGAATGATCGCCGACGAAGAGCAGCATGAAAACTTTTTCATCGGGCAGATCAACGAAAGCGTGGTGAAATATCTGGGGTTCATCGTGCTCGGTTTGGCCGATGCCATCATCGAGATCACCGGCGTGCATGCCGGTTTCCTCGGGGTCACCAGCTCCACCACCATGGCCGGGGTTGCCGGTTTGATCGTGGGCTTTGCCGCCGCGATTTCAATGGCCACGGCCGCTTATCTGCAGGCCAAGCAGGGGTCGGAGCGCAATCCGCTGGTCTCCGCGCTGCTCACCGGCTTTTCCTATCTGCTGGCAGTGGTCTTTTTGGCGCTGCCCTACTTTCTCACCGCGCGCATGCTGCTTGCGTTTCTCGTCTCCCTGGGGATGGCCATGCTGCTCACCGCCTATTTCACCTTTTATTCGGCCGTCTTGTTCGACCGTCACTTCGGCCGCGAGTTTGTCGAAAGCACGCTGCTGACGTTTGGCACGGCGATCGCCACCTACTTTTTTGGCGAATTTCTTGGCCGGGTTTTCGGCCTGCCACATTATGCTTCCTGA
- the gltX gene encoding glutamate--tRNA ligase, with the protein MKASVRVRFAPSPTGHLHIGNARTAILNWLYARHSGGSFILRIEDTDAERSTRESENSIYEDLRWLGLDWDEGPETGGAFGPYRQSERLALYQEYAGQLLAAQKAYYCFCREEELEAEREAIKSEGGQYRYSGKCRLLTPAQQQALRERGMVPAIRFHVPARAFSFVDLARGELHFPANAFGDFVIVRSGGLPTYNFACVVDDHLMQISHVIRGDDHVINTPKQMALYEAFGWSAPQFCHIPMILGEDRSRLSKRHGATSLDQFAAKGYLPQALINFLSLLSWSSPSGEEILSIEQLVREFDFSRLNKSPAVFDTVKLNWMNGVYLRRLTPEQLLQASIPFLQKAGFKLPASEVLQRMLALIQESLEYLAQVVEKLEFFFVERVRITEGQAIALTQTEASEKVYWSFLRQLELQETLTAEAFRKMMKVVNKETGVMGKDLWMPIRVALTGNLHGPDLATIVEILGKQEVRRRILQLVE; encoded by the coding sequence ATGAAAGCCTCTGTTCGCGTACGATTCGCCCCGAGCCCCACGGGGCATTTGCATATCGGCAATGCCCGCACCGCAATTTTGAACTGGCTCTATGCCCGGCACAGCGGCGGCAGTTTCATTCTGCGCATCGAAGACACCGATGCCGAACGTTCCACCCGCGAATCGGAAAACTCCATCTATGAAGACCTGCGCTGGCTCGGCCTGGACTGGGACGAGGGCCCGGAGACTGGCGGCGCGTTCGGGCCCTACCGGCAATCGGAGCGGCTGGCGCTTTATCAAGAGTATGCCGGCCAGCTCCTCGCCGCACAAAAGGCCTACTACTGTTTTTGCCGCGAAGAGGAACTCGAAGCCGAACGCGAGGCCATCAAAAGCGAGGGCGGCCAGTATCGCTACAGCGGTAAGTGCCGCCTGCTGACGCCGGCGCAACAGCAGGCGTTGCGCGAGCGCGGCATGGTCCCGGCCATCCGCTTTCACGTGCCGGCGCGGGCGTTTTCCTTCGTGGATTTGGCGCGCGGCGAACTGCATTTTCCCGCCAATGCCTTCGGCGATTTTGTCATCGTGCGCTCCGGCGGCCTGCCGACCTACAATTTCGCCTGCGTGGTCGATGATCACCTCATGCAAATCTCGCATGTCATTCGTGGCGATGATCACGTCATCAACACCCCCAAGCAGATGGCGCTCTACGAAGCCTTTGGCTGGAGTGCGCCGCAGTTCTGTCACATCCCCATGATTCTCGGGGAGGATCGCAGCCGCCTCTCCAAGCGGCACGGCGCCACCTCGCTCGATCAGTTCGCCGCCAAGGGCTACCTGCCCCAGGCGCTGATCAACTTTCTCAGCCTGCTGAGCTGGTCTTCACCCTCCGGCGAGGAAATTCTTTCGATTGAGCAGTTGGTGCGGGAATTCGATTTCAGCCGTCTCAACAAATCTCCGGCGGTATTCGACACCGTGAAGCTGAACTGGATGAACGGTGTTTATCTGCGCAGACTCACGCCGGAGCAGTTGCTCCAGGCCAGTATTCCGTTTCTGCAAAAGGCCGGCTTCAAACTGCCCGCCAGCGAGGTGCTGCAGCGCATGCTGGCGTTGATTCAGGAGAGTCTGGAATATCTCGCGCAGGTGGTGGAAAAGCTGGAATTCTTTTTTGTCGAGCGCGTGCGCATCACCGAAGGCCAGGCGATTGCCCTGACGCAGACCGAAGCCTCGGAGAAGGTTTACTGGTCTTTCCTGCGCCAGCTCGAGCTGCAGGAAACCCTCACCGCCGAAGCGTTTCGCAAGATGATGAAAGTGGTCAACAAAGAGACCGGCGTGATGGGCAAGGATTTGTGGATGCCGATCCGCGTGGCGCTCACCGGCAACCTGCACGGCCCGGACCTGGCGACCATCGTCGAGATTCTCGGCAAACAGGAAGTGCGCCGGCGCATTCTGCAGTTGGTGGAGTGA